GAACCACCCGGTGGAGTTCATGGCGGCGTCGATGACGCTCGACCTCGGCAACACCGACAAGCTGAACGTCTTCCGCCAGGAGCTGGCCCGCCTGCGCGTCAGGCTGCTGACGCCGGACATCAACAAATCCGACTCGATCTTTGGGGTTGAGCAGCTGCCCGACGGCAGCAAGGCGGTGCGTTACGCTCTCGCCGCCGTCAAGGGCGTCGGCCAGCCCGCCATGAAGGCGGTGGTGGAGGAGCGGCGCAAGAACGGCCCGTTCAAGAGCCTGTTCGACTTCGCCCGCCGGCTGGATTTGAAAACCATCAACAAGCGCCAGCTGGAGAATCTGGCCTGTGCCGGCGCCTTCGACGGTCTGAACCCCAACCGCGCCCAGGTTCATGCCGCGCTGGAGACCATCATCCGCTATGCCCAGGCCGAGGCGGCGGAGCGCGACAGCGGCATCGGCAACCTGTTCGGCGGCGGTGGGGGCGGCCTGCCCGAACCCGAAATGCCGAAGGTCAAGGATTGGGAACCGCTGGAGAAGCTGAAGCACGAGTTCGGGGCCATCGGCTTCTACCTGTCGGCCCACCCGCTCGACGCCTATTCCGGCCCGCTCGGCCGCATGAAGGTGGTGCGCTCGGCCGAACTTCAGACCGCCGTCGCGAAGGGCGGCTCGACCCGCTACAAGATGGCCGGCATCGTCGTCTCGAAGAAGGAGAAGACCTCCAAGTCCGGCAACCGCTTCGCCTTCGTCGAGCTGTCGGACGCCACCGGCGGCTATGAGGTGACGCTGTTCTCCGAGGTGCTGGCCGCCAACCGCGACCTGCTGGAACCCGGCCGCCCGGTGCTGATGACGGTGGACGCCCAGCTGAACGGCGAGGAGGTCCGGCTGACCTGCCAGGAGATCAAGCCGCTGGAGGAGGCCGTCGCCTCGGTCAGCGCCGGCCTGCGCGTGGTGCTGCGCGACCCCGGCCCGATCGAGCATCTGCGCGCCACGCTGGACCGGCTGTCGCGCGGCAAGAGCCGGATCAACGTGCTGGTGGAGATCGACCCGCTCAAGGAGGTCGAGATCGAACTGCCCGGCAGCTACACCATCACCGCACAGAGCCGCTCTGCCCTGAAGGCGGTGCCGGGCGTGGTCGAGGTGGCGGAGCTGTAAGGATCGACGGGCGGAAGCGACAGCAGCGCCGGCGGGACTCCTCACCCGCCGGCCGCTTCCTCCTCCTCCGCCTGACGGCGGCGGAAGCCGACCAGGGCGGTTTCGTCCAGCATCGCGGCATCCTTGCGCTTCTGCTTGTCGCGTTCGCGCTTCTGCCGTTCCTCCTCCGCCAGTTCGTAGCGTTTCAGCTCCTGGAAGGCTTCGGCCATCTCGTCGGTGGCGATCTCGATCTGCGCCTCGACCTGGGCCAGCGATTCGCCGAGCTTGCGGCCGCGCTCCAGCGCCGCCTGGGCAAAGTTGGAATAGGTGAAGGAGACGGAAAAATCGTCGCGAACCGTTTCCTGTTCGTGCGCGATCTCCTGTTTCACCTTCTCGATCTCGTTGCGCAGCCGGTCGGCCAGCGTGTGGAGTTCCGCCAGGACGCGACGCTTCTCGTCCAGTTGCAG
This genomic stretch from Azospirillum humicireducens harbors:
- a CDS encoding flagellar export protein FliJ, giving the protein MSLKTIIRLQKLQLDEKRRVLAELHTLADRLRNEIEKVKQEIAHEQETVRDDFSVSFTYSNFAQAALERGRKLGESLAQVEAQIEIATDEMAEAFQELKRYELAEEERQKRERDKQKRKDAAMLDETALVGFRRRQAEEEEAAGG